In Tiliqua scincoides isolate rTilSci1 chromosome 1, rTilSci1.hap2, whole genome shotgun sequence, the following are encoded in one genomic region:
- the TMEM169 gene encoding transmembrane protein 169: MPSERLQSSSGMEEAVPKESKDGMQSPNRNSLRRAVATAVTFDGEVTTERRKKRRKEPRPESIIVYRSGNETKVEEEQAGEDGGEKSSEEASKFLGHSVGDGSWTMPLDSRYVTLTGTITRGKKKGQMVDIHVTLTDKELQELAKSKEPPKAEIPEGKKACEVGLDKGPHVLLWSLACLPVIFIMSFVVSFYYGTITWYNVFLVYNEERTFWHKITFCPFLIIFYPIIIMVVSFSLGLYTAVAQISWAFGEWWHAVRDMEKGFCGWLCSKMGLEDCSPYSIVELLDSDNVSGSLSAKGSAQGEEISAV; encoded by the exons ATGCCCAGTGAAAGGCTCCAAAGCAGCAGTGGAATGGAGGAGGCTGTGCCAAAGGAGAGCAAGGATGGGATGCAAAGCCCTAATCGTAACTCTTTACGAAGGGCTGTGGCTACTGCTGTGACCTTTGATGGAGAAGTCAccacagagagaaggaaaaagagaagaaaGGAGCCACGTCCAGAATCAATAATTGTCTATAGGTCAGGAAATGAGACCAAGGTGGAAGAAGAACAGGCAGGTGAGGATGGAGGTGAAAAAAGTTCAGAGGAAGCCTCCAAGTTCCTGGGGCACTCTGTAGGAGATG GTTCTTGGACTATGCCTTTAGATAGCAGGTATGTTACTTTAACTGGGACCATCACAAGAGGAAAGAAGAAAGGCCAGATGGTGGACATTCATGTTACGCTAACTGATAAAGAACTGCAGGAGCTGGCTAAGTCTAAAGAGCCTCCCAAAGCAGAAATCCCTGAAGGGAAAAAGGCCTGTGAGGTTGGGCTGGATAAAGGGCCTCATGTCCTTCTCTGGAGCCTTGCCTGCTTGCCTGTCATTTTCATCATGTCTTTTGTTGTTTCCTTTTACTATGGGACCATCACATGGTACAATGTCTTCTTGGTGTATAATGAAGAGAGGACCTTCTGGCACAAGATCACCTTCTGTCCCTTTCTCATTATCTTTTACCCAATCATAATCATGGTGGTTTCCTTTTCTTTGGGCCTCTACACAGCAGTGGCTCAGATCTCCTGGGCCTTTGGGGAATGGTGGCATGCTGTGAGGGATATGGAGAAAGGGTTCTGTGGTTGGCTGTGCAGCAAGATGGGCCTAGAAGACTGTTCACCATACAGTATTGTGGAGCTACTAGATTCTGACAATGTCTCAGGTAGCCTATCAGCTAAAGGCTCTGCACAGGGTGAAGAGATTTCAGCTGTCTGA